From Roseburia hominis, the proteins below share one genomic window:
- a CDS encoding acetyl-CoA hydrolase/transferase C-terminal domain-containing protein codes for MDYRSEYQSKLRTPEEAVKVIKSGDWVDYSTNIGFPKLLDAALAKRRDELWDVKIRGNLMFGPIQTVECDPTREHFFYNSWHCSAYERKLCDRGLCNYIPMIFRNVVPYYRHFLTVNVAMMCVTPMDRHGYFNLSSATGVAKGILEKADIVILEVNERLPRIFGGFDESIHISEVDYIVEGEHEPLPEFPIASPTEEDLKIAGLIVPMIKDGATLQLGIGGMPDVIGAKIAQSDLKDLGMHTELCSDAYYELFKSGKLTNRRKTLHRGKGIAGIVFGSGCLYDWVAENPGIAIAPLEYVNAPEVIARLDNMVSINNCIAVDLYGQVCAESAGMRHISGTGGQLDYLTGASMARGGKAFICMTSSFIDREGERKSRILPHFGGDIVTDPRSQAYFIVTEYGIVNLAGRSTWERAEMLISIAHPDFRDELIKAAEEQKIWRKSNKR; via the coding sequence ATGGATTATAGGAGTGAATATCAGAGTAAATTAAGAACGCCGGAAGAAGCGGTAAAAGTGATAAAGAGTGGAGATTGGGTCGACTATTCTACGAATATCGGATTTCCGAAATTATTGGATGCAGCGCTTGCAAAGCGCAGGGATGAATTGTGGGACGTAAAGATCAGAGGGAACCTGATGTTTGGACCGATTCAGACGGTAGAGTGCGATCCGACAAGGGAACATTTTTTTTATAACAGCTGGCATTGCTCGGCATATGAGAGAAAGCTTTGTGATAGGGGACTGTGCAATTATATTCCGATGATTTTCAGGAACGTCGTTCCGTATTATCGGCATTTCCTTACCGTGAATGTGGCGATGATGTGTGTGACTCCGATGGACAGGCACGGGTATTTCAATCTTTCCTCGGCTACGGGAGTTGCGAAAGGAATTTTGGAGAAGGCGGATATTGTAATTCTGGAGGTAAATGAACGCCTGCCGAGGATTTTCGGCGGATTTGACGAGAGTATTCATATTTCTGAAGTGGATTATATTGTGGAAGGAGAGCATGAGCCGCTGCCGGAATTTCCAATCGCATCACCTACAGAGGAGGATTTGAAAATAGCGGGTCTTATTGTGCCGATGATCAAGGACGGCGCGACGCTTCAGCTCGGAATCGGCGGGATGCCTGACGTGATCGGAGCAAAGATTGCCCAATCGGATCTGAAGGATCTGGGAATGCATACGGAGCTTTGTTCGGATGCGTATTATGAGTTGTTTAAGAGCGGAAAATTGACCAACCGAAGGAAGACACTTCACCGGGGGAAGGGAATTGCAGGAATTGTTTTTGGTTCTGGATGTCTGTATGACTGGGTCGCTGAAAATCCGGGAATTGCAATTGCACCGCTGGAGTATGTCAATGCGCCGGAGGTCATCGCGAGGCTTGATAATATGGTCTCTATCAATAACTGTATTGCAGTGGATCTTTATGGACAGGTGTGCGCGGAGAGTGCGGGGATGCGTCATATCAGCGGAACCGGAGGCCAGTTGGACTATCTGACAGGGGCGTCGATGGCAAGAGGCGGGAAAGCGTTTATATGTATGACTTCTTCCTTTATAGACAGGGAAGGCGAGAGAAAATCAAGGATTTTACCGCATTTCGGCGGAGATATCGTTACGGACCCGAGAAGCCAGGCGTATTTTATTGTGACGGAGTATGGAATCGTGAATCTTGCAGGCAGAAGTACGTGGGAGAGGGCAGAGATGCTGATTTCGATTGCACATCCGGATTTCCGGGATGAATTGATCAAAGCGGCGGAGGAACAGAAGATTTGGAGAAAATCGAATAAACGGTAA
- a CDS encoding extracellular solute-binding protein encodes MKKLISFCLTVLLVLSFTACDSTSDPNNTPSEEENVCLSVLGINTDYSRNFIQVIQAHFPDVKLQVEYYAAPNNGSGYVDRLLESGNGPDIVYSGALLKEELQKKYLLDLSSYDFAGQYSVSIMNQRDIDGALYMLPGTYSVFSMLYNKSLFEEKGWTVPTTNDEFTALCRQIREETDIIPVTHCGFAVGTYWRMLGALAQSGFLSTSEGAEWTKAFREGKVSFETGFGDALRMMQGWKDAGVLDASDGTSSINDSYAKLMNREAAMAYTVGGLASLSKAIADCEDKIGAFPFLGEDRDSGLLTTSMNFNFGLSKALGESGNEQKLAKALDIMAFLSSEEGQKELAVLDTDVSPLGKKTPPAENTPYADVWELVEGGDCLPYLMTDYYDIWVQCGSELKEAILGNGSLESIARDMDELHQKALTDQDLVQPLATVEEDMTHPQTVQVMADLLYEMGADVAVVSDGTFIGNVANTTGVSGRLFAGDIYQESSYNINIPGALNKSIMRLTLTGRELFALLEGGHSVTEGSETAVFDYYWSGMDAEMKDGRIVSAVLRNGTPVEESGTYRVLICKGDYAPAVYQSGEDTGIIVSDAYLNVMEGKTLTAPGKLCR; translated from the coding sequence ATGAAAAAGCTGATTTCTTTCTGTCTGACGGTCCTATTGGTTCTTTCCTTCACGGCATGTGATTCTACGTCGGACCCGAACAACACACCTTCTGAGGAAGAAAATGTGTGCCTGAGCGTGCTGGGCATCAACACAGATTATTCACGGAATTTCATCCAGGTGATCCAGGCGCATTTTCCCGATGTGAAGCTGCAGGTTGAGTATTATGCTGCGCCCAATAATGGTTCGGGGTATGTGGACCGACTCCTTGAAAGCGGCAATGGCCCCGACATCGTCTATTCCGGGGCGCTTCTTAAGGAAGAGCTGCAAAAAAAGTACCTGCTGGATCTGTCTTCTTACGACTTTGCCGGTCAGTACAGTGTGTCCATCATGAACCAGAGGGATATTGATGGCGCGCTCTATATGCTGCCGGGGACGTATTCTGTCTTTTCCATGCTGTACAACAAGTCATTGTTTGAGGAAAAGGGTTGGACGGTTCCCACCACCAATGACGAATTTACCGCCCTGTGCAGGCAGATTCGTGAGGAAACGGATATCATTCCCGTCACGCACTGCGGTTTTGCTGTGGGCACATACTGGCGGATGCTGGGCGCGCTGGCTCAGAGCGGCTTTTTGAGCACGTCGGAAGGGGCGGAATGGACGAAGGCATTCCGTGAGGGGAAAGTATCCTTTGAAACAGGCTTTGGCGATGCCCTTCGGATGATGCAGGGCTGGAAGGATGCCGGCGTGCTGGATGCGTCAGATGGGACATCCAGTATTAACGATTCGTACGCGAAGCTGATGAATCGGGAGGCAGCCATGGCATACACCGTAGGCGGGCTTGCCAGTCTGAGCAAGGCAATCGCAGACTGCGAGGACAAGATCGGAGCTTTCCCCTTCCTGGGGGAGGACCGGGACAGCGGCCTTTTGACTACCTCTATGAATTTCAACTTTGGCCTGAGTAAGGCCCTGGGAGAGAGCGGCAACGAGCAAAAGCTGGCGAAGGCACTGGATATCATGGCATTTCTTTCCTCCGAGGAGGGGCAGAAGGAGCTGGCTGTTCTGGATACAGACGTATCTCCGCTGGGCAAAAAAACGCCTCCCGCGGAAAATACGCCGTATGCTGACGTGTGGGAGCTGGTGGAAGGCGGAGACTGCCTGCCCTACCTCATGACAGACTACTACGACATCTGGGTGCAGTGCGGCAGCGAGCTGAAGGAAGCTATACTGGGGAACGGCTCTCTGGAATCCATTGCCCGGGATATGGATGAGCTTCATCAGAAAGCGCTGACGGATCAAGATTTAGTTCAGCCGCTGGCTACGGTCGAGGAGGATATGACCCATCCCCAGACGGTGCAGGTGATGGCGGATCTGTTGTATGAGATGGGGGCGGATGTGGCAGTCGTCTCGGACGGAACCTTTATCGGCAATGTAGCGAACACCACGGGGGTAAGCGGCCGGCTTTTTGCCGGGGACATCTATCAGGAGTCGTCTTACAATATCAATATTCCCGGCGCGCTAAACAAAAGCATAATGCGCCTTACCCTGACAGGCAGGGAACTATTTGCACTGCTGGAGGGCGGCCACAGCGTTACGGAGGGCAGTGAAACAGCGGTATTCGACTACTACTGGTCGGGAATGGACGCAGAGATGAAAGACGGCCGCATTGTTTCAGCCGTTCTCCGAAACGGAACACCCGTGGAGGAAAGCGGAACCTATCGGGTGTTGATATGCAAAGGCGACTACGCCCCGGCGGTTTACCAAAGTGGCGAAGATACAGGTATAATCGTATCGGATGCATACCTCAATGTTATGGAGGGAAAGACCCTTACTGCTCCCGGTAAGCTTTGCAGATAA
- a CDS encoding ATP-binding protein, whose product MIRRKLVQNQKEMNTVSNKRPTGWLRGASMSALLLVSVVLIFVMIHFYYVELDNQLFVERSNHLQEITEKVADIYDITIARSWDSVNTLEQFLSMEGGQARTEDELMQRLKDMSRFRASQGNIFLLLDNDFRYYTSDGSKGYWRELPMIIKNQSQTQELITTLPYQSSSLTYLCFLKQLPEKLVLEATGKSITYVMLAVDIHSINDGFSVNTFGSGGYTYIVNSDGRALFVPDDADSRFKAYNIVNALEDAEFIHGGTVEDFRSTVQGIESIVLEFRSDGIDYFVSCHSVGSEGWSTLMFVPTSVLGDSADHMLESTRRFFTVLGVLLILDFSCLVFYLTDNRNRKLMEQKEESNRILKEAAEEARNANRAKSEFLSHMSHDIRTPINGIMGMTELALKNVSDAVWVQDCLGKIRNSSQHLLSLINDVLDMSRIESGKATVNSAPMNMGATTDECASIIGGQLLGRDVELIREFGSFAHPNLIGDELHLRQVLINILGNSVKFTPDGGKIYFRVKETGSADGRAHFHFEIEDTGIGMKQEFLQHIWEPFAQEDGGNRTTYKGTGLGMAITRRFVDMMGGTITVESRLHEGSKFGIDLSFDIDQHAVSAAETPEETELHLEGMRVMLVEDNEINMEIAQFMLEDVGITVTCVENGQLALELFQSHAAGSFDVILMDIMMPVMNGLDATRAIRALDRPDAKTIPIVAMTANAYDEDVRRAREAGMNDHLAKPIDTDLLYRTLGELYHRPKA is encoded by the coding sequence ATGATTAGACGAAAACTTGTGCAAAATCAGAAGGAAATGAATACGGTATCTAACAAACGTCCAACAGGCTGGCTGCGGGGCGCCTCTATGTCAGCACTGCTCCTGGTTTCAGTCGTCCTTATATTTGTGATGATTCACTTTTATTATGTGGAGCTGGACAACCAACTGTTTGTCGAGAGAAGCAACCACCTTCAGGAAATTACGGAGAAGGTTGCTGATATTTATGACATCACCATTGCCAGATCATGGGACAGTGTGAATACTCTGGAGCAGTTCCTCTCTATGGAAGGGGGCCAGGCACGGACTGAGGACGAGCTTATGCAGCGTTTGAAAGACATGAGCCGTTTCCGTGCCTCCCAGGGCAACATCTTTCTGCTGCTTGACAACGATTTCCGCTACTATACCTCGGACGGCAGCAAGGGCTATTGGAGAGAGCTTCCCATGATTATCAAAAACCAAAGCCAGACTCAGGAATTGATCACAACGCTGCCCTACCAAAGCAGCTCTCTTACTTACCTTTGTTTTTTGAAGCAGTTGCCTGAGAAACTTGTGCTGGAGGCAACCGGCAAATCTATCACCTACGTGATGCTGGCGGTGGATATCCACTCGATTAACGATGGTTTTTCTGTCAATACCTTTGGAAGCGGAGGTTATACATATATCGTAAATAGTGACGGCCGCGCACTTTTTGTCCCGGACGATGCCGACAGTCGGTTCAAGGCATACAATATCGTCAATGCGCTTGAAGACGCGGAATTCATCCATGGCGGCACTGTGGAGGACTTCCGGTCAACCGTCCAAGGCATCGAGTCGATTGTGCTGGAATTTCGCAGTGATGGGATCGACTATTTCGTATCCTGTCATAGCGTCGGCAGCGAGGGCTGGAGTACCCTGATGTTTGTGCCCACAAGCGTCCTGGGAGACAGCGCCGACCATATGCTGGAGAGCACCCGCCGATTCTTCACTGTCCTGGGAGTGCTGCTGATCCTTGATTTCTCGTGCCTGGTGTTCTACCTGACTGATAACCGCAACCGCAAGCTCATGGAGCAGAAGGAGGAGTCCAACCGGATACTGAAAGAGGCGGCAGAGGAAGCACGCAACGCCAATAGGGCCAAGAGCGAGTTCCTCTCCCATATGTCCCATGACATCCGTACTCCCATTAACGGTATTATGGGTATGACGGAACTTGCACTCAAAAACGTATCCGATGCCGTGTGGGTGCAGGATTGCCTGGGAAAGATTCGCAATTCCTCACAGCATCTTCTGTCGTTGATTAACGACGTGCTGGACATGAGCCGAATCGAGAGCGGAAAGGCTACCGTCAACTCCGCACCCATGAACATGGGCGCCACCACAGACGAATGCGCCTCCATTATCGGTGGCCAGCTTCTGGGCCGCGATGTAGAGCTGATTCGGGAATTTGGCAGCTTTGCGCATCCAAATCTCATCGGAGACGAGCTGCACCTGCGTCAGGTACTCATTAACATCCTGGGCAATTCGGTGAAATTCACGCCGGATGGCGGCAAGATCTACTTCCGCGTCAAGGAAACCGGCAGTGCTGATGGCAGGGCGCACTTCCACTTTGAAATAGAGGATACCGGCATCGGCATGAAGCAGGAGTTCCTGCAGCACATCTGGGAGCCCTTTGCGCAGGAGGACGGCGGAAATCGGACAACCTACAAGGGAACCGGCTTGGGCATGGCAATCACCAGGCGGTTTGTGGACATGATGGGCGGAACCATTACCGTGGAGAGTCGGCTTCATGAGGGAAGTAAATTTGGCATTGATCTCAGCTTTGACATTGACCAGCATGCCGTTTCCGCCGCCGAGACGCCGGAGGAAACCGAGCTTCATCTGGAGGGGATGCGGGTCATGCTGGTGGAAGATAATGAAATCAACATGGAAATTGCCCAGTTCATGCTGGAGGATGTTGGTATTACCGTTACCTGCGTGGAAAACGGCCAGCTTGCTCTGGAGCTGTTCCAAAGCCATGCGGCGGGGAGCTTTGACGTGATACTGATGGATATCATGATGCCTGTCATGAATGGGCTGGATGCCACAAGGGCCATCCGCGCACTCGATCGTCCGGATGCCAAAACAATTCCGATTGTAGCTATGACTGCCAATGCCTATGACGAGGATGTTCGTCGGGCCCGGGAGGCGGGAATGAACGATCACCTGGCAAAGCCCATTGATACCGACCTGCTCTACCGGACACTTGGTGAACTGTACCATCGTCCGAAGGCGTAG
- a CDS encoding GIY-YIG nuclease family protein, giving the protein MNYTYIVKCSDGSLYTGWTNDIEKRIAAHNSGKGAKYTKTRRPVELVYLEKFATKEEAMKREFAIKQLSRAKKVELVLTWER; this is encoded by the coding sequence GTGAATTATACATATATCGTAAAATGCAGTGACGGCAGTTTATACACTGGCTGGACGAATGATATTGAAAAACGGATTGCGGCACATAATTCCGGTAAGGGTGCGAAGTATACGAAGACAAGGCGTCCGGTGGAGCTGGTCTATCTGGAAAAGTTTGCGACAAAGGAAGAGGCGATGAAACGGGAATTTGCGATTAAACAGCTGAGCCGGGCTAAGAAAGTAGAATTGGTTTTGACATGGGAAAGATAG
- a CDS encoding hemolysin III family protein — protein MSKHIKDPGSAITHFIGMLMAIFAAVPLLIKAAHEPSRLYLISLTIYAASMILLYAASTTYHTFDGSKKLTTILKKIDHMMIFVLIAGSYTPICLLVLEKRTGFMLLAIVWSIAIAGILIKAFWVYCPKWVSSILYIGMGWTCVLAFGQILNNLTTSEFGWLLAGGIIYTIGGIIYALKLPIFNSRHKNFGSHEIFHLFVMGGSACHFVVMYSLL, from the coding sequence ATGAGTAAACATATTAAAGACCCCGGAAGTGCCATCACACATTTTATCGGAATGTTAATGGCCATCTTTGCAGCCGTACCTCTTCTGATCAAGGCTGCACATGAGCCCAGCAGACTATATTTGATCTCACTTACCATTTACGCAGCCAGCATGATCCTCTTATATGCGGCCAGCACGACTTACCACACCTTCGACGGCTCTAAAAAGCTGACTACGATTTTGAAAAAAATAGACCACATGATGATTTTTGTATTGATTGCAGGAAGCTACACACCGATCTGCCTTCTGGTACTGGAGAAGAGGACAGGGTTCATGCTCCTGGCTATCGTATGGAGCATCGCAATCGCCGGAATTCTGATCAAGGCATTCTGGGTATACTGCCCCAAATGGGTCTCTTCCATTTTGTATATCGGCATGGGCTGGACCTGCGTACTGGCGTTTGGACAGATTTTGAATAATCTGACCACCAGCGAATTCGGGTGGCTTCTGGCCGGCGGCATCATTTATACGATTGGCGGCATCATTTATGCACTGAAACTTCCGATTTTTAACAGCCGCCATAAGAATTTCGGCAGCCATGAAATCTTTCATCTGTTCGTTATGGGTGGAAGTGCCTGCCATTTTGTTGTAATGTATTCATTACTTTAG
- a CDS encoding extracellular solute-binding protein produces MKKNNLRKKLAAVCLCAAMLLSITACGGKTPNSSGSGDDEAVALNLLEVNNDYFRNFTKAVKSSAPDMPMNIEYYSGSNPSGYINQRLASQDPPDIVYLSGTPSEEFQKKYLLDISGYDFLKNYNLSLVNQRDVDGAVYTVPANYSIICMLYNKTLFTEHGWKVPTTHSELVALCRQIREEEPGLIPITHSGSMAGTYWRLIGEMAQCGFLGTQDGMLWQEKFVTGEASFEEGFGDTINKLQALIDAGAFDIADKEAKNNDVTDNLLNRKAAMSFTIGGFPYLVENLKNCQDEIGGIPYLGDTPEQQFLNVSVNNIGISKKLSEPGNEKRLEAVLKTMEYLSTEEGQNTMHVAVTDISPLAGSVPSEAFPPYKDVWDVFNSGSAAPYILEGYEDIWVEAGMFVKNELFTSSSLDGLSEKMDELHRQATGSDSNAPVHVAAVPEDLTHPQTVQLMADLMRGAGGDVAVVSDGGAKGGVPNTGGVSGRLLAGELDHDNYSTCIPGNSGNTLVKLTLTGEELFRLLENGRTMIYEEKSAVFDYYWSGMDAVMENGKITSAVLSDGRTVEKDGEYQVMISSVDYDAETYAGGEDTGSVIKEAYLEFMTDKTLTAPEKLCR; encoded by the coding sequence ATGAAAAAGAACAACCTACGAAAAAAACTAGCGGCGGTCTGCCTGTGCGCTGCAATGCTGCTTTCCATTACTGCCTGCGGCGGCAAGACGCCGAATTCGTCCGGCAGCGGTGATGATGAAGCAGTCGCTTTAAATCTTCTGGAAGTCAATAACGACTACTTCCGGAATTTCACAAAGGCAGTCAAAAGCAGCGCTCCTGATATGCCGATGAATATTGAGTATTACAGTGGCTCAAATCCGTCGGGCTACATCAATCAGAGGCTGGCGAGTCAGGATCCGCCTGATATTGTCTATTTGAGCGGTACGCCATCAGAGGAGTTCCAGAAGAAATACCTGTTGGATATTTCCGGCTATGATTTTTTGAAGAATTACAATCTCTCCCTTGTCAATCAGCGCGACGTCGACGGAGCGGTGTACACAGTGCCTGCCAACTACTCGATCATCTGTATGCTGTACAACAAGACGTTGTTTACAGAGCACGGTTGGAAGGTCCCCACTACGCACAGTGAGCTGGTCGCTCTGTGCAGGCAGATTCGCGAGGAGGAGCCCGGGCTTATACCCATCACCCATTCAGGTTCTATGGCAGGTACCTATTGGCGGCTTATAGGCGAAATGGCGCAGTGCGGTTTCCTGGGTACTCAGGACGGCATGCTTTGGCAGGAAAAATTTGTTACGGGTGAGGCGTCCTTTGAGGAAGGCTTTGGTGACACCATAAATAAGCTACAGGCACTGATCGACGCAGGCGCGTTTGATATTGCGGATAAGGAAGCAAAAAACAACGATGTGACCGACAACCTTTTGAATCGCAAGGCTGCCATGTCCTTTACGATTGGCGGTTTTCCTTACCTGGTGGAGAATCTCAAGAACTGCCAGGACGAAATCGGCGGTATCCCGTACCTCGGCGACACTCCCGAACAGCAGTTCCTTAATGTTTCCGTGAACAACATTGGCATTAGCAAGAAGCTTTCCGAGCCGGGCAATGAGAAAAGGCTGGAGGCAGTTCTGAAGACTATGGAATATCTTTCTACGGAGGAGGGACAAAACACTATGCATGTGGCGGTAACCGATATTTCTCCGTTAGCCGGCAGCGTTCCGTCCGAAGCATTTCCGCCTTATAAGGACGTATGGGATGTGTTTAATTCCGGTTCAGCCGCTCCCTACATTCTCGAAGGCTATGAGGACATATGGGTAGAAGCCGGCATGTTCGTCAAGAACGAGTTATTCACCAGCAGCAGTCTGGACGGGCTTTCCGAGAAGATGGACGAGCTTCACAGGCAGGCGACAGGCAGCGATAGCAACGCGCCCGTTCATGTGGCGGCAGTCCCTGAAGATCTGACTCACCCGCAGACCGTTCAGTTAATGGCGGATCTGATGCGAGGCGCGGGCGGCGACGTGGCTGTTGTTTCAGACGGCGGTGCGAAAGGTGGAGTACCTAACACGGGCGGCGTAAGCGGCAGACTTCTCGCAGGTGAGCTGGATCATGATAACTACAGCACCTGCATTCCAGGCAACTCTGGAAACACACTTGTAAAACTTACTCTCACAGGTGAGGAACTGTTCCGTTTGCTTGAAAACGGCAGAACGATGATCTATGAAGAGAAAAGCGCTGTGTTTGATTACTATTGGTCGGGCATGGACGCGGTGATGGAAAATGGCAAAATCACATCTGCTGTTCTCTCGGACGGCAGAACGGTTGAGAAAGACGGCGAGTATCAGGTGATGATCTCTTCCGTAGACTATGACGCAGAAACGTACGCTGGCGGAGAAGATACAGGCTCTGTCATAAAGGAAGCTTATTTGGAGTTTATGACAGACAAGACCCTTACTGCTCCGGAGAAGCTGTGCAGATAA
- a CDS encoding PD-(D/E)XK nuclease family transposase, whose product MKKSITNVLGNSKTREEVLQEIKSNRSVYPVFLDLRKEYQEQFIEFCMGVRGIKMTYDTFFKRIFNAEAHPERLSEMLSAIIGRPLTVKRALPKEHSRITEAGSLLELDIIVEFDTGEIGDVEIQKLGYLFPGQRASCYASDMVMRQYEREKSIRGEDFTYKDLKRVYTIILIENSSKEFRKLPGQYVHRGKMHFDTGIEMDFLQEFYFIPLDVFFEMKHNENELSIKNDLEAWLYFIGSDRPEEIMKVIEARPRFAEMYREVCEFRYHPEEAIRMFSDALRKLDENTVKYMIEEQKKELEEWKREVEVQKREAEAQKKEAEAQKKEAEAQKKEAEAQKKEAEAQKRVNQKQSEELEEQKKANQKQGEELERQRKEIEELRRLLAEKKE is encoded by the coding sequence ATGAAAAAAAGTATAACAAACGTATTGGGAAATTCAAAAACAAGAGAAGAGGTGCTGCAGGAAATTAAAAGTAATCGGTCGGTGTATCCGGTATTTTTAGATTTGAGGAAAGAGTATCAGGAACAGTTTATAGAGTTTTGTATGGGTGTCCGGGGGATAAAAATGACGTATGATACATTTTTCAAACGTATTTTTAATGCCGAGGCTCACCCGGAGCGGCTTTCCGAAATGCTGTCGGCGATTATAGGGCGTCCGCTTACGGTGAAACGCGCTCTGCCAAAGGAGCATAGCCGTATTACAGAAGCCGGGTCACTTCTGGAATTGGATATTATTGTGGAATTCGATACCGGGGAAATAGGAGACGTCGAAATTCAAAAACTCGGGTATTTATTTCCGGGGCAAAGGGCATCTTGTTACGCATCGGATATGGTGATGCGGCAGTATGAAAGGGAGAAAAGTATTCGTGGAGAAGACTTTACTTATAAAGATTTAAAACGAGTGTATACGATTATCCTGATCGAAAACAGCAGCAAAGAATTCCGAAAGCTGCCGGGGCAATATGTTCACAGGGGAAAGATGCATTTTGATACCGGAATAGAGATGGATTTTCTACAGGAATTTTATTTTATCCCACTTGATGTTTTCTTTGAAATGAAGCATAATGAAAATGAACTATCAATAAAAAATGATTTGGAGGCGTGGCTCTACTTTATCGGCTCGGACAGGCCGGAAGAAATCATGAAGGTGATAGAAGCCCGTCCCAGATTTGCAGAGATGTACCGGGAAGTATGTGAGTTTCGGTATCACCCGGAGGAGGCGATCAGAATGTTTTCAGATGCTCTTAGAAAATTGGACGAGAATACGGTAAAATATATGATTGAGGAGCAAAAGAAGGAACTAGAGGAGTGGAAGAGGGAAGTAGAGGTCCAGAAGAGGGAAGCAGAGGCGCAGAAGAAGGAAGCAGAGGCGCAGAAGAAGGAAGCAGAGGCGCAGAAGAAGGAAGCGGAGGCGCAGAAGAAGGAAGCGGAGGCGCAGAAGAGAGTGAATCAAAAGCAGAGTGAGGAGCTGGAAGAGCAGAAAAAAGCAAATCAGAAGCAAGGTGAGGAACTGGAAAGGCAAAGGAAAGAGATAGAAGAATTGAGAAGGCTTCTTGCCGAAAAAAAGGAATAG